A part of Pirellulales bacterium genomic DNA contains:
- the purN gene encoding phosphoribosylglycinamide formyltransferase gives MQRSPLRLAVLISGGGTTLRNLLAEIAAGRLDASVETVVSSNPQAGGLQIAASAGMPAHVVERRSFSGVAEFSAAIFDRCRAAQVDLVVMGGFLKLVEIPADYRGRVMNIHPALIPAFCGPGFYGHYVHEAVLAYGAKLSGCTVHFVDDQYDHGPIILQQAVPVLDNDTPASLAARVFEAECAAYPEALRLYAAGRLRLEGRKVRILAV, from the coding sequence ATGCAGCGATCGCCCTTACGCTTGGCTGTGCTGATCTCGGGTGGAGGCACCACGCTGCGCAACCTGCTGGCCGAGATTGCCGCAGGACGTCTCGACGCTTCGGTCGAGACAGTCGTTTCGAGCAATCCGCAGGCCGGCGGATTGCAAATCGCGGCCAGCGCCGGCATGCCTGCCCACGTCGTCGAGCGCCGCAGTTTTTCCGGGGTCGCCGAGTTCAGCGCGGCGATCTTCGATCGCTGCCGCGCAGCCCAAGTCGATCTCGTGGTGATGGGCGGGTTCTTGAAGCTGGTGGAGATCCCGGCCGACTATCGCGGTCGCGTGATGAACATCCATCCAGCGCTGATCCCGGCGTTCTGCGGGCCGGGCTTCTATGGGCACTACGTGCACGAAGCTGTGCTGGCCTACGGCGCGAAGCTGAGCGGCTGCACGGTGCATTTCGTCGACGACCAGTACGATCACGGCCCCATCATCCTGCAGCAGGCCGTCCCGGTGCTCGATAACGACACCCCGGCGTCGCTCGCCGCCCGGGTCTTCGAGGCCGAATGCGCAGCCTATCCGGAAGCCTTGCGCCTTTACGCGGCGGGCCGTCTGCGGCTCGAAGGCCGTAAAGTGCGCATCTTGGCTGTTTAG